The following coding sequences lie in one Streptomyces venezuelae genomic window:
- a CDS encoding HAD family hydrolase: MKIHADALLFDNDGTLVSSLESVYRCWSRWAQEYGITAEEFAAVELHGRPAAEIAADLLPPEKLAEAVARIDELEVADVAGGVVLLPGTRELLESLPADRWAVVTSATRALGEARLAEVGLRPGLVIAADDITRGKPDPEPFLLAAAKLGVDPARCVVFEDAPAGLQAGRAAGMKTVALTTTHPASELSGGLADVVVKDLSAVSAQATEGGVEIVVAD, encoded by the coding sequence ATGAAGATCCACGCTGACGCGCTCCTGTTCGACAACGACGGCACCCTCGTCTCCTCCCTGGAGTCGGTGTACCGCTGCTGGTCGCGGTGGGCACAGGAGTACGGGATCACCGCCGAGGAGTTCGCCGCGGTCGAGCTGCACGGGCGGCCCGCCGCCGAGATCGCCGCCGACCTGCTGCCGCCGGAGAAGCTCGCCGAGGCCGTCGCCCGCATCGATGAGCTGGAGGTCGCCGACGTCGCGGGCGGTGTCGTCCTGCTGCCCGGCACCCGCGAGCTCCTGGAGTCCCTGCCCGCCGACCGCTGGGCCGTGGTGACCTCCGCGACCCGCGCCCTGGGCGAGGCCAGGCTCGCCGAGGTCGGCCTGCGCCCCGGCCTCGTCATCGCCGCCGACGACATCACGCGCGGCAAGCCCGACCCGGAGCCCTTCCTCCTCGCCGCCGCCAAGCTCGGCGTCGACCCCGCGCGCTGCGTCGTCTTCGAGGACGCCCCCGCGGGTCTGCAGGCGGGCCGCGCCGCCGGCATGAAGACCGTGGCGTTGACCACAACCCACCCGGCGTCCGAGCTCTCCGGCGGCCTCGCCGACGTCGTCGTCAAGGACCTCTCCGCCGTGTCCGCGCAGGCCACGGAGGGCGGCGTGGAGATCGTCGTCGCCGACTGA